The following are encoded in a window of Streptomyces sp. Go-475 genomic DNA:
- a CDS encoding hemerythrin domain-containing protein yields the protein MTDAMPHMDDAGENDDVVTLLTQQHHRIRNLFAEVENATGGDRAEAFRGLVRLLAVHETAEEEVVHPAARRFLEDGEQVVDDRLEEERAAKEKLSRLDDMDPDDPGFMPAFRELRAEVLQHAASEEQYEFPRLREKAGAQQLSMMATAVRAAEAMAPTHPHPGVETAAQNIAVGPMAAVIDRTRDAVRKAMGGKDG from the coding sequence TTGACCGACGCCATGCCGCACATGGACGACGCTGGCGAGAACGACGACGTCGTGACACTGCTGACGCAACAGCACCACCGCATCCGCAACCTCTTCGCCGAGGTGGAGAACGCCACTGGGGGCGACCGGGCCGAGGCATTCCGCGGACTCGTCCGTCTCCTGGCCGTGCACGAAACGGCCGAGGAGGAAGTGGTCCACCCCGCGGCCCGCCGCTTCCTGGAGGACGGCGAGCAGGTGGTCGACGACCGTCTGGAGGAAGAGCGGGCGGCGAAGGAGAAATTGAGCCGGCTCGACGACATGGACCCCGACGACCCCGGGTTCATGCCCGCCTTTCGGGAGCTGCGCGCCGAGGTGCTGCAGCACGCGGCCTCCGAGGAGCAGTACGAGTTCCCCAGGCTGCGCGAGAAGGCCGGGGCGCAGCAACTCTCGATGATGGCCACCGCGGTCCGGGCTGCCGAGGCCATGGCGCCCACCCACCCGCACCCCGGAGTGGAGACCGCGGCGCAGAACATCGCCGTCGGGCCCATGGCCGCCGTGATCGACCGGACCCGCGACGCCGTCCGCAAGGCGATGGGCGGCAAGGACGGCTGA
- a CDS encoding DUF4978 domain-containing protein, which produces MKITIYGWSTRRRKLPGTIRQREGKAMEPRTDLWPRRRFLATAGAAGVGGVGLSLFGAERSAGAAGAATTVSYVDTTRSTYDKLVLMVDGKPFYHSGIQFRYEKHRYSYGWTDAQLKPVLGMVAQDGFNIVNIPIWWSKIETSRDNFSWADVDRMIDWCKEYRLKLEYLWFGHDSTGFSFPARLPSYVLNGYQYVVRSDGTELRKKGTGEPGEPPEGFGLLDKTDPNLLSREKYALGRLMNHVAAYDTEHTVVGVQLLNEPNVSGLWDVRIDRSYSSYSNALWRSGGYTNATEFRKDVLLNYLSGLGQAVKESDYVVYTRSNPKGDADIADNEARRARGVAYLDFFGYDPYTTSTDYVFDYGQDAFWAQGRNFPMIMENYAGNSTADILKFNAVAGNAAYNLYAAVDPDARSGSSDKALYDFDPTTKAVTRKAVSPKVAAMNQLINKISTDLATKRPVERGGTRLQTFNRTATASSNTTKQLDGQSVSYATSSGGQGIAVKHSPTEIAVLSTKAATYTLPGGSIGSVESGCYGSDNTWVRTAAKSYSPSGGRITINLNAGECVRVAYSGGSSGPVSGETYKIRNSSAGTYLDTDADGAVVLAPAATYDDQDWILTRTTSGAWTVRNVRTGRFHLTAGATGNAVFWNSGAVAADSLWNLEPVSSGGFRPNNQSAGIEYLHATSSGAVRWNTGATDASTVWTFEPK; this is translated from the coding sequence ATGAAGATCACGATCTACGGCTGGAGTACTAGGAGGCGGAAACTCCCCGGCACGATTCGACAGAGGGAAGGAAAGGCAATGGAGCCGAGAACCGATCTGTGGCCGCGCCGCAGATTTCTCGCCACCGCCGGAGCGGCAGGTGTCGGCGGGGTGGGTCTGAGTCTGTTCGGCGCTGAGCGCTCGGCAGGCGCGGCCGGGGCGGCGACAACGGTGTCATATGTGGACACGACGCGGTCCACGTACGACAAGCTGGTCCTGATGGTCGACGGCAAGCCGTTCTACCACAGCGGTATCCAGTTCCGGTACGAAAAGCACCGGTACAGCTACGGCTGGACCGACGCCCAGCTGAAGCCGGTGCTGGGAATGGTCGCCCAGGACGGCTTCAACATCGTGAACATACCCATCTGGTGGTCGAAGATCGAAACCTCCAGGGACAACTTCAGCTGGGCAGACGTCGACCGGATGATCGACTGGTGCAAGGAGTACCGCCTCAAGCTCGAATATCTGTGGTTCGGGCACGACTCCACCGGTTTCAGCTTCCCGGCCCGACTGCCGTCCTATGTCCTGAACGGCTACCAGTACGTGGTCCGTAGCGATGGCACGGAGTTGCGGAAGAAGGGCACCGGCGAACCGGGCGAGCCGCCGGAAGGCTTCGGACTGCTGGACAAGACCGACCCCAACCTGCTCAGCCGGGAGAAATACGCCCTGGGCCGGCTCATGAACCACGTCGCGGCCTACGACACCGAACACACCGTGGTGGGCGTGCAACTGCTGAACGAGCCGAACGTCTCGGGACTGTGGGACGTCAGGATCGACCGCAGCTACAGCTCCTACAGCAACGCCCTGTGGCGAAGCGGCGGATACACGAACGCGACAGAATTCCGCAAGGACGTGCTGCTGAACTATCTCAGCGGACTCGGCCAGGCCGTCAAGGAGTCCGACTACGTCGTCTACACCAGGTCGAATCCCAAAGGTGACGCGGATATCGCCGACAACGAGGCCCGTCGCGCCCGGGGCGTCGCGTATCTCGACTTCTTCGGCTACGACCCGTACACGACCAGCACGGACTACGTGTTCGACTACGGGCAGGACGCCTTCTGGGCCCAGGGCCGGAACTTCCCGATGATCATGGAGAACTACGCGGGCAATTCCACCGCCGACATTCTCAAGTTCAACGCCGTCGCGGGCAACGCGGCATACAACCTCTACGCGGCCGTGGACCCGGACGCCCGCAGCGGCAGCTCCGACAAGGCGCTGTACGACTTCGACCCGACGACGAAGGCGGTGACCCGCAAGGCCGTTTCCCCCAAGGTCGCCGCCATGAACCAGCTGATCAACAAGATCAGTACGGATCTCGCGACCAAGCGCCCCGTCGAGCGTGGCGGTACCAGGCTGCAGACGTTCAACCGCACCGCCACCGCGAGCAGCAACACCACCAAGCAACTCGACGGTCAGAGCGTGTCCTACGCGACCTCCAGCGGGGGGCAGGGCATCGCCGTCAAACACAGCCCCACCGAAATCGCCGTGCTCAGCACCAAGGCCGCGACCTACACGCTGCCCGGCGGATCGATCGGGTCCGTGGAAAGCGGCTGCTACGGCAGCGACAACACCTGGGTGCGGACCGCAGCGAAGTCCTACAGCCCCTCGGGCGGAAGAATCACCATCAACCTGAACGCGGGCGAATGCGTCCGCGTCGCCTACTCCGGCGGCTCCTCCGGTCCTGTCAGCGGGGAAACGTACAAGATCAGGAACTCGTCGGCAGGCACGTACCTCGACACCGACGCGGACGGCGCGGTGGTTCTCGCCCCCGCCGCCACCTACGACGACCAGGACTGGATCCTCACCCGGACCACGTCCGGCGCCTGGACGGTCCGCAACGTCAGGACCGGACGGTTCCACCTGACCGCCGGCGCCACCGGCAACGCCGTCTTCTGGAACTCCGGCGCGGTCGCAGCCGACTCGCTCTGGAATCTGGAACCGGTCTCCTCCGGAGGCTTCCGCCCCAACAACCAGAGCGCGGGCATCGAGTACCTGCACGCGACCTCCTCCGGCGCGGTCAGGTGGAACACCGGAGCCACCGACGCGAGCACGGTCTGGACCTTCGAACCCAAGTGA
- a CDS encoding aminoglycoside phosphotransferase family protein, translating into MTDIEIEITADLVRDLLREQHPDLAGLAIREVAGGWGNQMWRLGDELAVRMQRMDPTPELQLKERRWLPVLAPRLPLPVPTPVRFGEPSERFPKYWTVMTWVPGEPLDHGAISRGGHATDALAGFLRALHVEAPAEAPISPDFGAHPRDCTDGFENFFQAVAPEDIAADVRAVWDDAVAAQAWEGPPVWVHGDLHPANVVVSDGTLSGIVDFGAMVAGDPAWDLAAAWVLLPAGMASRFFDRYAQADEAAIRRARGLAAMKSLFLMLMGQNGDRGLPGGKAHWGPVGRAALDRVLKGV; encoded by the coding sequence ATGACCGACATCGAGATCGAGATCACCGCAGACCTGGTCCGTGACCTGTTGCGGGAGCAGCATCCGGACCTCGCCGGGCTGGCCATCCGGGAGGTGGCGGGCGGTTGGGGCAACCAAATGTGGCGCCTCGGCGACGAGTTGGCTGTGCGCATGCAGCGGATGGACCCCACCCCGGAGCTCCAGCTCAAGGAGCGGCGGTGGCTCCCCGTGCTGGCCCCGCGCCTGCCGCTCCCGGTGCCGACCCCGGTGCGGTTCGGTGAACCGTCCGAGCGCTTCCCCAAGTACTGGACCGTGATGACGTGGGTTCCCGGCGAGCCGCTGGACCACGGCGCGATCAGCCGCGGCGGCCACGCGACCGACGCGCTGGCGGGCTTCCTCCGGGCGCTCCATGTGGAGGCGCCCGCCGAGGCGCCGATCTCCCCGGACTTCGGTGCCCATCCCAGGGACTGCACGGACGGCTTCGAGAACTTCTTCCAGGCCGTTGCCCCCGAGGACATCGCTGCTGACGTCCGGGCAGTCTGGGACGACGCGGTTGCGGCCCAGGCGTGGGAGGGCCCGCCGGTGTGGGTGCACGGTGACCTCCATCCCGCGAACGTCGTCGTCTCGGACGGAACGCTCTCGGGCATCGTCGACTTCGGTGCCATGGTCGCCGGCGATCCGGCGTGGGACCTCGCCGCCGCATGGGTGCTGCTGCCCGCGGGCATGGCCTCACGGTTCTTCGACAGGTACGCGCAGGCAGACGAGGCGGCGATCCGGCGCGCCCGCGGGCTGGCCGCTATGAAGAGCCTGTTCCTGATGCTGATGGGGCAGAACGGAGACCGGGGTCTTCCCGGCGGCAAGGCACACTGGGGACCTGTAGGCCGGGCGGCACTTGATCGTGTTCTGAAGGGTGTTTGA
- a CDS encoding GntR family transcriptional regulator: MDSKFGGLERTTTPEGVYRVLRGAILDGTVPPGGQLRERDIATDLGISRSPLREALTRLEEEGLVVKVPFRGAFVVEVSAQEIAEIASIRLLVEPYAAELAIEALRGPERPRLTQTIEDLHRATEKNDIPGSVDAHLQFHRLFYDLSGHGTLRSLWNGWETKLRLYLLVDHPSYSDLHEIAVEHARLATVALEGDTDAFKRELAQHFSTALRGQAADDGNASARA; the protein is encoded by the coding sequence ATGGACTCCAAGTTCGGAGGGCTGGAGCGGACGACGACTCCGGAGGGTGTGTACCGCGTGCTGCGCGGTGCCATTCTCGACGGGACAGTGCCTCCCGGTGGGCAGCTGCGCGAACGGGACATCGCGACGGATCTGGGGATCAGCCGATCCCCGCTGCGGGAGGCGCTGACCAGGCTCGAGGAGGAGGGCCTGGTCGTGAAGGTCCCGTTCCGGGGGGCGTTCGTCGTCGAGGTCAGCGCTCAGGAGATCGCCGAGATCGCCTCGATCCGCCTGCTCGTCGAGCCCTACGCCGCGGAGCTCGCCATCGAGGCGCTCCGCGGACCCGAGCGGCCGAGGCTGACGCAGACGATAGAGGACCTTCACCGCGCGACCGAGAAGAACGACATCCCGGGCAGCGTCGACGCTCACCTCCAGTTCCACAGGCTGTTCTACGACCTGTCGGGACACGGCACGCTGCGCAGCCTGTGGAACGGCTGGGAGACCAAGCTGCGCCTCTACCTCCTGGTGGACCACCCGTCCTACAGCGACCTGCACGAGATCGCCGTCGAGCACGCGCGGCTGGCCACAGTCGCCCTGGAAGGCGACACGGACGCGTTCAAGCGGGAACTGGCCCAGCACTTCTCGACAGCGTTGCGAGGCCAGGCCGCAGACGACGGGAACGCGTCGGCCAGGGCCTGA
- a CDS encoding ABC transporter permease: protein MAGTALAPAKVPVRKTSAKRGHRSRIALVNAVPVTVFLLVLFVYPIVGVLSLSLKGDSGGFTLHWYTDALSGANLSVLMSTLRISAETAVLSLLVGFVLAHAIARMRPVFAALAMLIVVVPHFISALVRTYGWIIMLGEHGLINTLLTSMDMPGAPYSLLYNEVGVVIGTTSVMLPYTVLVLQGVMRGVDRRLLAAAAGFGASRWTIFVRVYLPLVAPGIGTAGLLSFILCLGYYITPALMGGDKQTVVAALIDQQVMKQDQWNSAAAFGVILLLLTFAGLGILGLAKLRRKNTAARGGSS from the coding sequence ATGGCCGGCACCGCTCTCGCACCCGCCAAGGTGCCCGTGAGGAAAACGTCCGCCAAGCGCGGACACCGCTCCCGCATCGCCCTGGTCAACGCCGTCCCCGTCACGGTGTTCCTCCTCGTGCTGTTCGTCTACCCGATCGTCGGCGTGCTCTCGCTGAGCCTGAAGGGCGACAGCGGCGGGTTCACCCTGCACTGGTACACCGACGCCCTCAGCGGCGCGAACCTGTCCGTGCTGATGTCCACCCTGCGCATCTCGGCGGAGACCGCGGTACTCAGCCTGCTGGTGGGCTTCGTCCTGGCGCACGCCATCGCCCGCATGCGGCCCGTCTTCGCCGCGCTGGCCATGCTGATCGTGGTCGTGCCGCACTTCATCAGCGCCCTGGTGCGCACCTACGGCTGGATCATCATGCTCGGTGAACACGGCCTGATCAACACACTGCTGACCTCCATGGACATGCCCGGCGCGCCGTACTCGCTGCTCTACAACGAGGTCGGTGTCGTCATCGGTACCACCTCGGTGATGCTCCCCTACACCGTCCTCGTCCTCCAGGGCGTGATGCGCGGGGTCGACCGACGGCTGCTCGCCGCGGCCGCCGGGTTCGGTGCCTCCCGTTGGACGATCTTCGTCAGGGTGTATCTGCCGCTGGTCGCGCCGGGTATCGGCACGGCGGGGCTGCTGAGCTTCATCCTCTGCCTGGGCTACTACATCACTCCCGCCCTGATGGGCGGCGACAAACAAACCGTCGTCGCCGCACTCATCGACCAGCAGGTCATGAAGCAGGACCAGTGGAACTCGGCCGCCGCCTTCGGCGTCATCCTGCTCCTGCTCACCTTCGCCGGCCTGGGCATCCTCGGCCTGGCCAAACTCCGCCGCAAGAACACCGCCGCACGAGGAGGCAGCTCATGA
- a CDS encoding sigma factor: MRTGIAEEFSAHRPRMFGLAYRLLGSAEEAEDAVRDAYLRRSRADRVVIDLPGARLTTVFTNFCPNRITSARVQREQYGPWLPEPVFTQDGSLGPMELAEQHDSVSTARCWCCPGKAYRGFRAGGHLTPERAVGKVTFERFLAGRFPARG, from the coding sequence GTGAGGACAGGGATCGCCGAGGAGTTCTCTGCCCATCGTCCCAGAATGTTCGGCCTGGCCTACCGGTTGCTCGGTTCCGCCGAGGAGGCCGAGGATGCAGTGCGGGACGCGTATCTGCGCCGGAGCAGGGCCGACCGTGTGGTAATCGATCTTCCGGGGGCCCGGCTCACCACGGTCTTCACCAACTTCTGCCCCAACCGGATCACCTCGGCCCGTGTGCAGCGCGAGCAGTACGGGCCGTGGTTGCCGGAACCGGTGTTCACGCAGGACGGGTCGCTCGGCCCGATGGAGTTGGCCGAGCAGCACGATTCCGTGTCGACGGCGCGCTGCTGGTGCTGTCCCGGCAAGGCCTACCGCGGGTTCCGGGCGGGCGGGCATCTGACGCCGGAGCGGGCCGTGGGCAAGGTCACGTTCGAGCGGTTCCTGGCGGGACGTTTTCCTGCGCGAGGCTGA
- a CDS encoding FAD-binding oxidoreductase yields the protein MAIVGAGLTGLSAALHLARKGADVHVFEKDTVGFGASGRNGGMATTGLSIGFRSAIARYGFDTAKAYLMAYHDAVDTLEKLIRDENIDCDFARTGKLNLASKPAHFEGLRKTHEIMSGRLGLETRLVPKSELRSEIGSDAYHGGMVEARSAGLHVGKFTKGLAEAAVRAGATIHEKAPVEKVTRLGGTRHELVTPRGTVRADQVLVATSGYTSRPFRWHQVRIAPVGSFIIVTEPLGKDVCDLLLPNRRMASNSMNLLNYFRITPDHRLLFGGRARFAGSDQQSDAKSGRILHKTMTEVFPQLTDARVDYCWGGLVDMSMDRMVHAGEQDGLFYSLGYSGHGVQMATHMGKQMAEYMNGDTGANPWSDLPFKRIPGHFGPPWFLPFAGGFYKFMDLIK from the coding sequence GTGGCCATCGTCGGAGCCGGCCTGACCGGCCTGTCGGCGGCACTGCACCTGGCGCGCAAGGGCGCCGACGTGCACGTCTTCGAGAAGGACACCGTCGGCTTCGGCGCTTCCGGCCGCAACGGCGGCATGGCCACCACGGGACTGTCGATCGGCTTCCGCTCCGCGATCGCCCGCTACGGCTTCGACACCGCCAAGGCGTATCTGATGGCCTACCACGACGCGGTCGACACCCTTGAGAAGCTCATCAGGGACGAGAACATCGACTGCGACTTCGCCCGCACGGGCAAGTTGAACCTGGCGTCCAAGCCGGCCCACTTCGAGGGGCTGCGCAAGACCCACGAGATCATGTCCGGCCGACTCGGGCTGGAGACCCGCCTGGTCCCCAAGAGCGAACTGCGTTCCGAGATCGGCTCCGACGCCTATCACGGCGGGATGGTCGAGGCCAGGAGCGCCGGGCTGCACGTCGGCAAGTTCACCAAGGGACTCGCCGAGGCCGCCGTCCGGGCAGGCGCCACCATCCACGAGAAGGCCCCGGTCGAAAAGGTCACCCGGCTGGGCGGCACGCGGCACGAGCTGGTCACCCCGCGCGGGACCGTCCGGGCCGACCAGGTGCTCGTCGCGACCAGCGGCTACACGAGCCGGCCGTTCCGCTGGCACCAGGTGCGGATCGCACCTGTCGGCAGCTTCATCATCGTGACCGAACCGCTGGGCAAGGACGTCTGCGACCTGCTGCTGCCCAACCGGCGGATGGCATCGAACAGCATGAACCTGCTGAACTACTTCCGCATCACCCCGGACCACCGGCTGCTGTTCGGCGGCCGCGCCCGCTTCGCCGGTTCCGACCAGCAGTCGGACGCCAAGAGCGGCCGCATCCTGCACAAGACGATGACCGAGGTCTTCCCACAGCTCACGGACGCGCGCGTCGACTACTGCTGGGGCGGCCTGGTCGACATGAGCATGGACCGCATGGTCCACGCCGGTGAGCAGGACGGGCTGTTCTACTCCCTCGGCTACTCGGGCCACGGCGTCCAGATGGCGACCCACATGGGCAAGCAGATGGCCGAGTACATGAACGGTGACACCGGCGCCAACCCCTGGAGCGACCTCCCCTTCAAGCGCATCCCCGGCCACTTCGGCCCGCCCTGGTTCCTGCCCTTCGCGGGCGGCTTCTACAAGTTCATGGACCTCATCAAGTAA
- a CDS encoding glycoside hydrolase family 5 protein, which produces MTKETGISMVSPAGKLKAVCLALMLSVVASVGGLTNQASADTTRQLNASQIVADMGAGWNLGNQMEANSNGYPSETAWGQPVITQALIDKVKSAGFKTIRIPVSYLGHIGPGPDYRIKAAWLNRIQEVVNYAYNRGLYVLINMHGDGYKTINGSWLICDSANQTAIRAKYQKVWQQIATRFQNYDQRLILESMNENFDGQFGRPTQPCYSNINSYNQIFVDTVRRTGGNNASRWLLVPGWNTNIDYTAGNYGFVLPTDQYRSPSIPSNEQRIMISVHYYDPWDFAGAESGTITQWGRAATNPSKTSTWGQEDHLDAQLKKMYDKFVVRGYPVVVGEYGAIDKSSFDSANPRCRADYVRAVVSTAKKYGAATVYWDNGATGRYGFGLINRRTLAVSHQGVLNAIMSGLGGGGGNRDLPAGTHTYDE; this is translated from the coding sequence GTGACCAAGGAGACGGGCATATCCATGGTTTCACCAGCAGGAAAACTCAAAGCAGTGTGCCTGGCCCTGATGTTGTCGGTCGTCGCCTCTGTCGGCGGCCTGACGAACCAGGCATCGGCCGACACCACGAGACAACTGAACGCCTCGCAGATCGTCGCCGACATGGGCGCCGGCTGGAACCTGGGGAACCAGATGGAGGCCAACTCCAACGGATATCCGAGCGAAACGGCATGGGGTCAGCCGGTCATCACGCAGGCCCTCATCGACAAGGTGAAATCCGCAGGATTCAAAACCATCCGCATCCCGGTCTCCTATCTGGGGCACATAGGTCCCGGCCCGGACTACAGGATCAAGGCCGCCTGGCTGAACAGGATCCAGGAAGTCGTCAACTACGCCTACAACCGCGGCCTGTACGTGCTGATCAACATGCACGGCGACGGCTACAAGACCATCAACGGCTCCTGGCTGATCTGTGACTCGGCCAACCAGACGGCGATCAGGGCGAAGTACCAGAAGGTCTGGCAGCAGATCGCGACGAGGTTCCAGAACTACGACCAGCGCCTGATCCTGGAGTCCATGAACGAGAACTTCGACGGTCAGTTCGGCCGCCCCACCCAGCCGTGCTACTCGAACATCAACAGCTACAACCAGATCTTCGTGGACACCGTCCGGAGGACCGGCGGGAACAATGCTTCCCGGTGGCTGCTCGTTCCCGGCTGGAACACGAACATCGACTACACCGCGGGGAACTACGGCTTCGTGCTGCCGACCGACCAGTACCGCTCGCCCTCCATCCCCAGCAATGAGCAGCGCATCATGATCTCCGTGCACTACTACGACCCGTGGGACTTCGCCGGAGCGGAAAGCGGCACGATCACGCAGTGGGGGCGAGCAGCGACCAACCCGTCGAAGACGTCGACCTGGGGACAGGAAGACCATCTGGACGCGCAGTTGAAGAAGATGTACGACAAGTTCGTCGTGCGGGGATACCCGGTGGTCGTCGGTGAATACGGTGCGATCGACAAGTCGTCGTTCGATTCAGCGAATCCGAGGTGTCGCGCGGACTACGTGCGCGCCGTCGTGTCCACCGCCAAGAAGTACGGAGCGGCCACGGTCTACTGGGACAACGGCGCAACCGGACGGTACGGTTTCGGGCTGATCAACCGACGCACTCTGGCGGTGAGCCACCAGGGCGTACTCAATGCCATCATGAGCGGCCTCGGCGGTGGCGGTGGCAACCGTGATCTTCCGGCCGGCACCCACACCTACGACGAATAG
- a CDS encoding haloacid dehalogenase type II translates to MAFDIKPKFVSFDMNGTLIHFRIGDAIRRVLGDRLPPELADAFTRVGNYYRFDECMGEYKPFHQIVTDALARTCARFGVEYREGDGQAVYEEIPTWTPYPGVTEALNRLAEAYPLVLLTNSDDAFASQLADNLQAPIEVLITAEQMRLYKPRAGAFEYMLDKLGAAPDEIVHVSASPKYDLRPAAALGISNMVYMDRGFEPDEPWLGHERITDIADLPVLLGLPRP, encoded by the coding sequence GTGGCATTTGACATCAAGCCCAAGTTCGTCTCGTTCGACATGAACGGGACCCTGATCCACTTCCGCATCGGCGACGCGATCCGCCGGGTCCTGGGCGACCGGCTGCCCCCGGAGCTCGCCGACGCCTTCACCCGGGTCGGCAACTACTACCGGTTCGACGAGTGCATGGGCGAGTACAAGCCGTTCCACCAGATCGTCACCGACGCGCTGGCGCGCACCTGCGCGCGGTTCGGCGTGGAGTACCGGGAGGGCGACGGCCAGGCGGTGTACGAAGAGATCCCCACCTGGACGCCGTACCCGGGAGTGACCGAGGCGCTCAACAGGCTGGCCGAGGCGTACCCCCTGGTGCTCCTGACCAACAGCGACGACGCGTTCGCCTCGCAGCTCGCGGATAACCTCCAGGCGCCGATCGAGGTCCTGATCACCGCGGAGCAGATGCGTCTCTACAAGCCCCGCGCCGGCGCGTTCGAGTACATGCTGGACAAGCTGGGGGCCGCTCCGGACGAGATCGTGCACGTCTCGGCCAGCCCGAAGTACGACCTGCGCCCCGCGGCCGCCCTCGGCATCTCGAACATGGTCTACATGGACCGGGGCTTCGAGCCCGACGAGCCGTGGCTCGGCCATGAGCGGATCACCGACATCGCCGACCTGCCGGTCCTCCTGGGCCTGCCGCGGCCTTGA
- a CDS encoding ABC transporter permease, with the protein MMELPPTRAGHIRRALSATAILLFLAMPIVIILVTSFGADGIGTFPPKDYSTRWYEQMAAPGGNWATSIALSSLIAALTTVFSLILGVTAATALARGRLPLHAAVYGLVLAPMLIPQVVIALGLFLFFEPVGMLGSPLAIALGHTVLASPVAILIMISTLKGIDERLEDAAASMGASRMTIARRITFPLATPGLIAAAVFSFITSFDEFFIAQFLSTPDTRTLPVLVFNALQFDVDPTVTAVSAVLIALAILALALVAAVRKLGGHRNGGTLPVEPLT; encoded by the coding sequence ATGATGGAACTGCCCCCCACCCGGGCCGGACACATCAGGCGGGCCCTGAGCGCCACCGCCATCCTGCTGTTCCTGGCGATGCCCATCGTGATCATCCTGGTCACGTCCTTCGGCGCCGACGGCATCGGCACCTTCCCGCCCAAGGACTACAGCACCCGCTGGTACGAGCAGATGGCCGCACCCGGCGGCAACTGGGCCACCTCCATCGCCCTGTCCAGCCTCATCGCGGCACTGACCACCGTGTTCTCCCTGATCCTGGGCGTGACCGCGGCGACCGCCCTGGCCCGTGGCCGGCTGCCCCTGCACGCGGCCGTCTACGGACTGGTCCTGGCCCCCATGCTCATCCCGCAGGTGGTCATCGCGCTCGGGTTGTTCCTGTTCTTCGAGCCGGTCGGCATGCTCGGCAGTCCCCTGGCCATCGCCCTGGGCCACACCGTGCTGGCCTCGCCGGTGGCGATCCTCATCATGATCTCCACCCTCAAGGGCATCGACGAGCGGCTGGAGGACGCCGCCGCCAGCATGGGCGCGAGCCGGATGACCATCGCCCGGCGCATCACCTTCCCCCTGGCCACCCCCGGCCTGATCGCGGCAGCGGTGTTCTCCTTCATCACCAGCTTCGACGAGTTCTTCATCGCCCAGTTCCTGTCCACCCCCGACACCCGCACCCTGCCGGTCCTCGTCTTCAACGCCCTCCAGTTCGACGTCGACCCCACCGTCACCGCCGTCAGCGCCGTCCTGATCGCCCTCGCCATCCTCGCCCTCGCCCTCGTCGCCGCCGTCCGCAAACTCGGCGGCCACCGCAACGGCGGCACCCTCCCCGTCGAACCCCTCACCTGA
- a CDS encoding GNAT family N-acetyltransferase, translating into MPELKRLHADHAPAVLAFELANRTYFAASISDRGDDFFDQFTDRYNASLAEQEAGSCAFYVLVAEDSSVLGRFNLYDLVDSTARLGYRVAQQVAGRGVATATVQELCQLAAARHGLRTLRAATSHDNVASQKVLTKAGFVSVGPAAPADLGGKSGIWYQRDLQP; encoded by the coding sequence ATGCCCGAGCTGAAGCGGCTGCATGCCGACCACGCCCCGGCGGTCCTGGCCTTCGAGCTGGCGAACCGCACCTACTTCGCTGCCTCGATCTCCGACCGCGGCGACGACTTCTTCGACCAGTTCACCGACCGGTACAACGCCTCGCTGGCCGAGCAGGAGGCCGGCAGCTGCGCCTTCTACGTGCTCGTCGCCGAGGACAGCTCGGTACTCGGCAGGTTCAACCTGTACGACTTGGTGGACAGCACTGCGAGACTCGGCTACCGGGTCGCGCAGCAGGTCGCCGGCCGCGGCGTGGCGACCGCGACCGTCCAGGAGCTTTGCCAGCTGGCGGCGGCGCGGCACGGGCTGCGCACACTACGGGCGGCCACCTCCCACGACAATGTTGCGTCCCAGAAGGTGTTGACCAAGGCCGGGTTCGTCTCGGTTGGCCCGGCTGCCCCGGCCGATCTCGGCGGCAAGTCAGGCATCTGGTACCAGCGCGACCTTCAGCCGTAG